The following proteins come from a genomic window of Triticum aestivum cultivar Chinese Spring chromosome 6A, IWGSC CS RefSeq v2.1, whole genome shotgun sequence:
- the LOC123129529 gene encoding uncharacterized protein: MATGTGAVKRRRASCPIPPLTRVVLQPRDSVAVLLQELLRCPLSRPHVAQRPPPPVAPSSAASPRHGTVPRRLGLTNLAETLPLSLVATSEQHRWSHAPSATTSARIRRPPRPIGAPATIAIVLALSTSRLRFLHGRKAASRRPETSDTPSTPSFRRDQQVRRTPSSTTLSARTTTADSYLSIVVGFVKFNGEPRSPRIRQVRRCKYHSEPCTTTVAEDQCTANVKFD; the protein is encoded by the exons atggCGACAGGCACCGGTGCCGTGAAGCGT CGCCGCGCATCATGCCCGATCCCTCCTCTCACTCGTGTCGTCCTCCAGCCACGGGACAGTGTCGCCGTCCTACTGCAGGAACTCCTCCGCTGCCCCTTGTCTCGTCCACACGTCGCCCAGCGACCTCCGCCACCAGTCGCGCCTTCTTCTGCGGCGTCGCCTCGCCATGGCACCGTGCCTCGCCGCCTCGGCCTCACCAACCTCGCCGAGACCCTGCCTTTGTCTCTGGTCGCCACCAGCGAGCAACATCGCTGGAGCCACGCTCCCAGCGCCACCACGAGCGCCCGCATCCGTCGTCCTCCGCGTCCAATAGGAGCCCCAGCAACAATCGCCATCGTCCTCGCCCTGTCGACCAGCCGGCTCCGCTTCCTGCAT GGACGCAAGGCCGCCTCCAGACGGCCGGAGACCTCGGacacgccaagtaccccttcgtttCGACGAGACCAGCAAGTTCGAAGAACGCCAAGTTCGACGACGCTCTCCGCCCGAACGACTACCGCCGATTCGTACCTCTCCATTGTCGtgggtttcgtcaagttcaacgGTGAACCCCGAAGccctcggattcgtcaagtccgaagatgcaagtaccactctgaaccatgtacgacgaccgtcgccgaagaccaGTGTACCGCGAACGTCAAGTTCGACTAG